The following are encoded in a window of Haloarcula laminariae genomic DNA:
- a CDS encoding winged helix-turn-helix transcriptional regulator, producing MSDEASEPLAVWCAGEEWCPITTTAAIIGKKWHPVIVHRLLENGPSGFNELKENVDGISSKVLSDSLEDLQEHGLVDREVVSEQPFRVQYSLTERGASLESVIGEMAAWGKEYLRPAESKP from the coding sequence ATGAGCGACGAGGCGAGCGAACCGCTGGCGGTGTGGTGTGCGGGCGAAGAGTGGTGTCCCATCACGACGACGGCGGCTATCATCGGGAAGAAGTGGCATCCCGTCATCGTCCATCGCCTCCTGGAGAACGGCCCCTCCGGGTTCAACGAGCTGAAGGAGAACGTCGACGGCATCTCCTCGAAGGTGCTCTCGGACAGCCTGGAGGACCTGCAGGAACACGGGCTCGTCGACCGCGAGGTCGTCAGCGAACAGCCGTTCCGGGTCCAGTACTCCCTGACCGAGCGGGGCGCCTCCCTGGAGTCCGTCATCGGGGAGATGGCCGCGTGGGGGAAGGAGTACCTCCGCCCGGCGGAGTCGAAGCCGTAG
- a CDS encoding FAD-dependent oxidoreductase, whose amino-acid sequence MSDPFVVVGGDAAGLSAASKFTRETPDRDVVVFEKGRWVSYAHCGTPYYVKGEVDRLTDLLSLSPEDAAERGIDLRREHEVVAVDTDAGTVTVEGGGERFEQPYSDLLVATGAHAVTDPIDGFDRDMAFTMHGLDAAAAVRAALADPDEAAVDTSIEYVDAALVDHYAAIEPPEHVAIVGGGYVGVEMAEAFRAHGLEVHLFQRGSHLLSPFGEAVCERVADHLREQGVALHLNTAVEELAGGDRVEAVVHDGGRVPVELALVGIGVAPNTELLADTSVALGESGAVAVDDYGRTSVEGVYAAGDCAEDDHAVTGEPAWVPLGLTANRAGRAIGQTVAGDPEPVGEVAGTAVVKAFELEAGRVGLLDHDDARAAGFDPVSETVTAGSRSGYYPGNEETTVRLTADRETGRVIGGAIVGKDRAAVRIDTLATALESDMTVGELERLDLAYAPPFSPVWDPILVAAKVLRGDLD is encoded by the coding sequence ATGAGCGACCCGTTCGTGGTCGTCGGCGGCGACGCCGCCGGCCTCAGCGCCGCGAGTAAGTTCACCAGAGAGACTCCCGACCGCGATGTCGTCGTCTTCGAGAAGGGCCGGTGGGTGTCGTACGCCCACTGTGGCACCCCGTACTACGTCAAAGGCGAGGTCGACCGGCTCACCGACCTGCTGTCACTCTCGCCCGAGGACGCGGCCGAGCGCGGCATCGACCTCCGGCGGGAACACGAGGTCGTCGCCGTCGACACCGACGCCGGGACGGTGACGGTCGAGGGCGGCGGCGAGCGCTTCGAACAGCCCTACAGCGACCTCCTGGTGGCAACCGGGGCCCACGCCGTCACCGACCCAATCGACGGCTTCGACCGCGATATGGCCTTCACCATGCACGGGCTGGACGCGGCCGCGGCCGTCAGGGCCGCGCTGGCCGACCCCGACGAGGCGGCCGTCGACACCAGTATCGAGTACGTCGACGCCGCACTCGTCGACCACTACGCGGCCATCGAACCGCCCGAACACGTCGCCATCGTCGGCGGCGGCTACGTCGGCGTCGAGATGGCCGAGGCCTTCCGCGCCCACGGGCTGGAGGTCCACCTCTTCCAGCGCGGGAGCCACCTGCTCTCGCCCTTCGGCGAGGCGGTCTGTGAGCGCGTCGCCGACCACCTCCGCGAGCAGGGGGTCGCTCTCCACCTGAACACGGCCGTCGAGGAACTCGCCGGCGGCGACCGCGTCGAAGCGGTCGTCCACGACGGCGGCCGCGTTCCCGTCGAACTCGCCCTCGTGGGAATCGGCGTCGCGCCCAACACCGAACTGCTCGCGGACACGTCGGTCGCACTCGGCGAGTCGGGCGCCGTCGCCGTCGACGACTACGGCCGGACGAGCGTCGAGGGTGTCTACGCCGCCGGGGACTGCGCCGAGGACGACCACGCCGTCACCGGCGAGCCGGCGTGGGTCCCGCTGGGGCTGACTGCCAACCGCGCCGGCCGGGCCATCGGCCAGACCGTCGCCGGGGACCCGGAGCCGGTCGGCGAGGTGGCCGGCACCGCCGTCGTCAAGGCGTTCGAACTGGAGGCCGGTCGGGTCGGGCTCCTCGACCACGACGACGCGCGCGCGGCCGGCTTCGACCCCGTCAGCGAGACCGTCACCGCCGGCTCGCGGTCGGGCTACTACCCCGGCAACGAGGAGACGACGGTGCGCCTGACCGCCGACCGGGAGACGGGGCGGGTCATCGGGGGCGCCATCGTCGGCAAGGACCGCGCGGCCGTCCGCATCGACACGCTGGCGACGGCGCTGGAATCGGATATGACGGTCGGGGAACTCGAACGGCTCGACCTGGCCTACGCCCCGCCCTTCAGCCCGGTGTGGGACCCGATACTCGTCGCCGCGAAGGTGTTGCGCGGGGACCTCGACTAG
- a CDS encoding iron-containing alcohol dehydrogenase family protein → MTDSLADPFRFEYDPATVRYGPNCVSQLGSEVASLGRERALVVTGSTVGETPVVMDPVRAGLGDRLAGVFAGTTPRKRLGTAYEALSLYREADADCIVALGGGSSLDVATVLSVLVATDRDPEAVGAELVERGTLSIPESGLPPVVTVPTTLAGADLSQVAGVTADPATCPVAEPGSGAVDDPELMPATACYDPVLLATTPKGVLAGSAMNGFDKGIETLYARNSAPISDATAMRGLGLLADGLEALGAGEADERTHQRLTQGVLLVQYGISRPDGTTLSLIHALGHGLTRTYDVQQGAAHAVVAPHALSYLFDAVDGRRDLLAEALDVEDADDPAAAVVDRVAGVAAGLGLPTRLRDVDGPDRDEFPAVAEAVLADAFMANAPPGLDPTREDIVGVLEAAW, encoded by the coding sequence ATGACCGACTCGCTCGCCGACCCGTTCCGCTTCGAGTACGACCCCGCCACCGTCAGGTACGGCCCGAACTGTGTCTCACAACTGGGGAGCGAGGTGGCGTCACTCGGCCGTGAGCGCGCGCTCGTCGTCACGGGGTCGACCGTCGGCGAGACGCCGGTGGTGATGGACCCCGTTCGCGCGGGTCTCGGCGACCGACTCGCCGGTGTCTTCGCCGGGACCACGCCGCGAAAGCGCCTCGGGACGGCTTACGAGGCGCTGTCACTGTATCGCGAGGCCGACGCGGACTGTATCGTCGCCCTCGGCGGCGGGAGCAGCCTCGACGTGGCGACGGTGCTGTCGGTGCTGGTCGCGACCGACCGAGACCCCGAAGCGGTGGGGGCCGAACTGGTCGAGCGCGGGACCCTCTCAATTCCCGAGTCGGGTCTCCCGCCGGTCGTCACGGTGCCGACGACGCTTGCCGGCGCGGACCTCTCGCAGGTGGCCGGCGTCACCGCCGACCCGGCGACCTGTCCCGTCGCCGAGCCCGGAAGCGGCGCCGTCGACGACCCCGAGCTGATGCCGGCGACCGCCTGTTACGACCCGGTGCTGCTGGCGACGACCCCGAAAGGGGTTCTCGCTGGGTCGGCGATGAACGGCTTCGATAAGGGCATCGAGACGCTGTACGCCCGGAACAGCGCGCCGATATCCGACGCGACCGCGATGCGGGGCCTCGGGCTGCTGGCTGACGGGCTGGAGGCGCTCGGTGCCGGCGAGGCCGACGAGAGGACCCACCAGCGACTCACGCAGGGCGTTCTCCTGGTCCAGTACGGCATCTCCCGGCCCGACGGGACGACGCTGTCGCTCATCCACGCCCTGGGCCACGGGCTCACGCGCACGTACGACGTGCAGCAGGGAGCGGCCCACGCCGTCGTCGCGCCCCACGCGCTCTCGTATCTGTTCGACGCCGTCGACGGCCGACGCGACCTGCTGGCCGAGGCGCTGGACGTCGAAGACGCCGACGACCCCGCGGCCGCGGTGGTCGACCGCGTCGCCGGCGTCGCTGCCGGGCTCGGCCTCCCGACCCGACTCCGGGACGTGGACGGGCCCGACCGCGACGAGTTCCCCGCCGTGGCCGAGGCCGTCCTCGCCGACGCGTTCATGGCGAACGCGCCGCCCGGACTGGACCCGACGCGCGAGGACATCGTCGGCGTGCTGGAGGCGGCGTGGTGA
- a CDS encoding molybdopterin biosynthesis protein — MSDRREFRDLAAPEEARAVVESLEISPGTETVALADARDRVLAERVDAALDVPGFDRASMDGYAVRARDTFGADEATPTTLDLAGTVHAGEEPDVTVEPGTAAEISTGAVMPAGADAVVVVERTAETADGVEIRTAVTPGENVMPAGADIAAGARALGPGTRVTPREIGLLSALGVEEVAVRSRPRVGIVSTGDELVRPGEPLNSAAGEIYDVNSYALAAAVEDAGGEPAVYPHAGDDFEALETLLHEAADECDLVLSSGSTSAGAVDVVYRVIEERGDPRLHGVAVKPGKPMLVGTIGESAYVGLPGYPVSALTIFRVFVVPALREAAGLPEPRTATVTGEMAVEERYAEGRLRYMPVGLVEDGAGSTLVYPVDKGSGATTSLVDADGTVAVEPGTERLPAGERVEVTLFSPDVRVPTLFGVGEDDPLWSRLLDRLDAPRYLPTGTADGRRRLRQSVPDVAVVAGPEADDEPGEALGGWTREWGLAVAPDSDVSDLAALVDGAARFVNRDGGSGLRHSLDAQLTQLADERGVSPGEVTDAIDGYDLTVGATESPARTVAAGEADAGLALRTTAASLGLQFVPLGTERVRVLANPDRTGKESVERLAGLLGDLGDLAASLDGFEV; from the coding sequence GTGAGCGACCGGCGGGAGTTCCGCGACCTGGCCGCTCCTGAGGAGGCCCGCGCAGTCGTGGAGTCGCTCGAAATCTCTCCCGGGACGGAGACGGTCGCGCTCGCCGACGCGCGCGACCGCGTGCTGGCCGAGCGGGTCGACGCCGCGCTCGACGTGCCGGGGTTCGACCGGGCGAGCATGGACGGATACGCGGTCCGGGCCCGGGACACGTTCGGGGCCGACGAGGCGACACCGACGACGCTCGACCTCGCCGGGACGGTCCACGCCGGCGAGGAGCCCGACGTGACCGTCGAGCCCGGGACGGCCGCCGAGATATCGACCGGCGCGGTCATGCCCGCGGGCGCCGACGCGGTCGTGGTGGTCGAGCGCACCGCGGAGACGGCCGACGGCGTCGAGATACGGACCGCGGTCACGCCGGGCGAGAACGTCATGCCCGCCGGCGCGGATATCGCCGCCGGCGCGCGCGCACTCGGACCGGGAACCCGGGTCACGCCCCGGGAAATCGGACTGCTCTCGGCGCTGGGCGTCGAGGAGGTAGCCGTCCGCTCCCGGCCCCGGGTCGGCATCGTCTCGACGGGGGACGAACTCGTCCGGCCCGGCGAGCCCCTGAACAGCGCGGCCGGCGAGATATACGACGTCAACAGCTACGCGCTGGCGGCCGCCGTGGAGGACGCCGGCGGCGAGCCGGCGGTGTACCCCCACGCCGGCGACGACTTCGAGGCGCTGGAGACGTTGCTGCACGAAGCCGCCGACGAGTGTGACCTGGTGCTCTCCTCCGGCTCGACGAGCGCCGGCGCCGTCGACGTCGTCTACCGCGTCATCGAGGAGCGCGGTGACCCCCGGCTCCACGGCGTCGCGGTCAAGCCGGGCAAGCCGATGCTCGTGGGCACTATCGGCGAGTCGGCCTACGTCGGCCTGCCGGGCTACCCCGTGTCGGCGCTGACTATCTTCCGGGTGTTCGTCGTGCCCGCGCTCCGCGAGGCGGCCGGGCTCCCCGAGCCCCGGACCGCGACCGTCACCGGCGAGATGGCGGTCGAGGAACGCTACGCCGAGGGGCGCCTGCGGTACATGCCCGTCGGGCTCGTCGAGGACGGCGCGGGCTCGACGCTCGTCTACCCGGTCGACAAGGGGAGCGGCGCGACGACGAGCCTGGTCGACGCGGACGGCACCGTCGCCGTCGAGCCGGGGACGGAGCGACTGCCTGCGGGCGAACGCGTCGAGGTGACGCTGTTCTCGCCGGACGTACGCGTCCCGACGCTGTTCGGCGTCGGGGAGGACGACCCGCTGTGGAGCCGCCTGCTCGACCGCCTCGACGCGCCGCGGTACCTGCCGACGGGGACGGCCGACGGCCGGCGTCGGCTCCGGCAGTCGGTCCCGGACGTGGCCGTCGTCGCCGGCCCGGAGGCGGACGACGAACCGGGCGAGGCGCTCGGCGGTTGGACGCGCGAGTGGGGGCTCGCCGTCGCTCCGGACAGCGACGTGTCCGACCTCGCGGCCCTCGTCGACGGCGCGGCCCGTTTCGTCAACCGTGACGGCGGGTCGGGCCTGCGCCACAGTCTCGACGCCCAACTGACCCAGCTGGCCGACGAGCGCGGCGTGTCGCCGGGCGAGGTGACCGACGCCATCGACGGCTACGACCTGACCGTGGGGGCCACCGAGAGCCCCGCCCGGACGGTCGCGGCCGGCGAGGCCGACGCCGGACTGGCGCTGCGGACGACGGCCGCGTCGCTTGGCCTCCAGTTCGTCCCGCTCGGGACCGAACGAGTTCGGGTGCTGGCGAACCCCGACCGCACCGGGAAAGAGAGCGTCGAGCGACTGGCCGGGCTGCTCGGGGACCTCGGCGACCTCGCCGCGTCGCTGGACGGCTTCGAGGTGTAG